Proteins from one Desulforhopalus sp. genomic window:
- a CDS encoding serine hydrolase, giving the protein MNIGLKVALIIFVMGGGCSFFGDVRATERHIVNKSVARKNAVKPAANKSTAMNTKKQKTARIAKIATPISSESVRYPGKLSVQSGAALVIEQHTGGDALFQKNANQIVPIASITKLMTAMVVLDSSPILDAPIVITDDDVDYLRGSRSRLPVGSVISRKTALLLALMSSENRAANALACHYPGGMRVFLSAMNSKAKELGMLNTRFEDPTGLTSNNVSTAIDLAKMVAAAHKYQLIRELTTTAEAKVEVDGQDLAYRNTNPLVRSPAWDVGVSKTGYISEAGKCLVMQARLAEKPVIIVLLDSAGALTRVGDANRIKQWMENIYTSRKQSIQTVAMQMNGCNPSRVGFKSVTSGQKIAAGKKHRHLNKANC; this is encoded by the coding sequence ATGAATATCGGATTGAAAGTTGCGTTGATTATTTTTGTGATGGGGGGCGGATGTTCATTCTTCGGTGATGTGCGTGCTACCGAAAGACACATTGTCAATAAATCTGTTGCGCGAAAGAACGCGGTGAAACCTGCTGCGAACAAGTCAACCGCAATGAATACGAAGAAGCAAAAGACAGCCAGAATAGCCAAAATTGCCACACCAATTTCTTCGGAATCTGTTCGGTACCCCGGCAAACTATCTGTTCAGTCAGGGGCGGCGCTAGTCATTGAGCAACACACTGGTGGTGATGCGCTTTTCCAGAAAAATGCCAACCAGATTGTGCCGATTGCCTCTATTACCAAACTGATGACCGCGATGGTGGTGTTGGATAGCTCGCCAATCTTGGACGCACCGATTGTGATCACTGATGACGATGTGGATTATTTACGTGGAAGCCGCTCTCGTTTGCCTGTCGGTTCTGTCATTTCCCGCAAAACTGCCCTGCTTTTGGCACTGATGTCTTCGGAGAACAGAGCAGCTAATGCACTAGCGTGCCATTATCCAGGTGGGATGCGCGTTTTTTTGTCGGCGATGAATAGTAAGGCGAAGGAACTCGGCATGTTGAATACCCGCTTTGAAGATCCGACCGGCCTTACCAGCAACAATGTTTCAACTGCAATTGACTTGGCCAAGATGGTTGCTGCAGCTCACAAGTATCAACTCATTCGGGAGCTTACGACTACTGCAGAGGCAAAAGTTGAGGTTGATGGTCAGGATCTGGCATATCGCAATACCAATCCCCTGGTGAGGAGTCCGGCTTGGGATGTGGGGGTTTCCAAGACAGGTTATATTAGTGAAGCAGGAAAGTGTCTTGTGATGCAGGCGCGTCTTGCTGAAAAACCCGTGATCATCGTTCTTCTTGATTCAGCAGGCGCGCTGACTCGTGTTGGCGATGCAAACCGGATCAAACAGTGGATGGAGAACATCTACACCTCCCGCAAGCAGTCCATACAAACCGTTGCTATGCAGATGAATGGTTGCAATCCGAGCCGAGTCGGGTTCAAGTCAGTAACTTCCGGTCAGAAAATTGCAGCAGGAAAAAAACATAGACACCTCAATAAAGCAAATTGTTAG